A single Geobacillus genomosp. 3 DNA region contains:
- a CDS encoding GntR family transcriptional regulator gives MIKIAKLSQSKVSIAYKIIKERIMSETYKFGQVLSATSLSEELDMSRTPILEAFKMLESEGIVRVVPQVGVIVRPLNPDRVFGIFTIRAILEGYVAGEAAKKKVRFEIKDQAMKLIEEMQQCIEKGDVDRYAELNMKFHQMIIDTLDNHHIKETIMQLWDLSHYVNARKFVFAENMQQSYQEHKDCLEAIMAGDSEKARRVMEEHIYRSREKILRLLQD, from the coding sequence GTGATTAAAATCGCAAAATTGTCTCAAAGCAAAGTATCGATAGCCTACAAGATCATTAAAGAGAGGATCATGTCCGAAACATATAAGTTCGGGCAGGTTCTTTCCGCGACTTCACTCTCAGAAGAACTTGACATGAGTAGGACTCCTATCTTAGAAGCATTTAAAATGTTGGAAAGCGAAGGGATCGTGAGAGTGGTCCCCCAAGTCGGCGTCATTGTTCGCCCTTTAAACCCTGACCGGGTTTTCGGCATCTTTACCATCCGGGCAATTCTTGAAGGCTATGTGGCTGGTGAAGCAGCGAAAAAGAAGGTTCGTTTCGAGATTAAAGATCAAGCGATGAAATTGATTGAAGAAATGCAGCAATGTATAGAGAAGGGAGATGTTGACCGATATGCGGAATTGAATATGAAGTTTCATCAAATGATTATCGATACGCTAGACAACCATCATATAAAGGAAACGATTATGCAGTTATGGGACTTAAGCCATTACGTCAACGCGCGCAAGTTTGTTTTTGCAGAAAATATGCAACAGTCTTATCAGGAACACAAAGATTGCCTCGAAGCGATAATGGCAGGAGATTCAGAAAAAGCACGGCGCGTTATGGAAGAACATATCTATCGTTCGCGGGAGAAGATTCTTCGTTTGTTGCAAGATTGA
- a CDS encoding alpha/beta fold hydrolase, which yields MHEQIQEKYVDVDGIKTHYWEVGNGEPVIFLHGGGAGADAWGNWHHIMPHFANEGFHVLALDMVGFGFTDTPDPQEFEYSNDSRIQHVIGFIQALNLRQVNLVGNSMGGAATLGVAMKRPELVKKMVLLGAAGRLKPQNGKESDALQAILNYEYSKEQMYQIARSLTNESYVVSEELVNYRLKLTERSGVMRAYQAIMKWVKENGMYYEDELFRRIKHQTLIIHGKNDKVVPVADSWEMLNLLENASLYVVPNCGHWVMLEYPEEFVTITVHHLKRP from the coding sequence ATGCATGAACAAATCCAGGAAAAATATGTCGACGTTGATGGGATTAAAACCCATTACTGGGAGGTGGGGAACGGGGAACCGGTGATTTTTCTTCATGGAGGAGGTGCCGGTGCGGATGCCTGGGGAAATTGGCACCACATCATGCCGCATTTTGCAAACGAGGGGTTTCACGTCCTCGCGTTAGATATGGTTGGTTTCGGTTTTACCGACACTCCAGATCCTCAAGAGTTCGAATATTCCAACGATAGCAGAATCCAACATGTTATCGGCTTCATCCAGGCGTTAAATTTGCGACAGGTGAACTTGGTCGGGAATTCAATGGGGGGAGCGGCTACACTCGGTGTTGCCATGAAGCGGCCGGAGCTCGTAAAAAAAATGGTTCTCCTTGGCGCGGCAGGTCGCCTCAAACCACAGAATGGAAAAGAAAGCGATGCTTTGCAAGCTATCCTCAATTATGAATACAGCAAGGAGCAAATGTATCAGATCGCTCGTTCTTTAACGAACGAAAGCTATGTTGTGAGCGAGGAGCTAGTTAATTATCGGTTAAAACTTACCGAGAGGTCGGGGGTGATGAGGGCTTATCAAGCGATCATGAAATGGGTGAAAGAAAACGGGATGTATTATGAGGATGAATTATTCAGAAGAATAAAACATCAGACATTGATTATTCATGGCAAAAACGACAAAGTCGTTCCAGTGGCTGATTCGTGGGAAATGCTGAATTTACTTGAGAATGCCTCTTTGTACGTTGTGCCCAATTGCGGACATTGGGTAATGCTGGAATATCCAGAAGAATTTGTTACGATCACAGTCCATCATTTAAAACGTCCATGA